A DNA window from Paenibacillus andongensis contains the following coding sequences:
- a CDS encoding putative polysaccharide biosynthesis protein gives MGDDDKGHQGHKEELQRNVGKQGAKLLRGAALLGAAAILSKLLGTLQKIPLQNVAGDTAFGIYNAVYPLYILILFAATAGFPVAVSKFVAERAMEGDHQGARRIVHVSTAILMGTGFVVFVLLYFGASEIASWIGISQTEKAIRSVSFALLLSPMLAVLRGYFQGYQNMVPTAVSQVIEQLIRVITMVALLLYMVALAYDEEWIAAGATFGSVTGAAAGLLVMYVYWRKAMRRERESGENEDDRRQSGDVEGRGQGAKSEDDWRQFKDTEGQRQDVMSEGHRLLSKVRNWQVPDDGNRKEDVLPRKELSSWEWAKRITAYAIPVCLGAIVVPLLTLVDTFTMPRLLETAQGSEGEAMRQFGLYNRGLPLVQLVVMIASSMSAVLVPALAEAKARRQDDLIRFRAEMAIRLSWLIGLGASFGLAFAAVPINVMLYKSDEASWTMAVLAFTALFSTLNAVSASVLQGAGAIRTPVKALLVAIVLKALGNVVLMPRWGIDGAALSAVIAYAAAAGLNLVQLRRCTGARFALRPYAVSPTLAVGLMGGCLAALQLLAMPAAAAWHVPERLSASAIALVCVVGGAAVYALALLRSGSISHEELRLMPELDRKLAPVLAKLGAAKTSAAPRPRDHG, from the coding sequence ATGGGGGACGACGACAAGGGGCATCAAGGTCATAAAGAGGAGCTCCAGAGGAATGTCGGTAAACAGGGTGCCAAGCTGTTAAGAGGTGCTGCTCTACTTGGGGCTGCCGCGATTCTCTCTAAACTATTGGGAACACTGCAGAAGATTCCGCTGCAAAATGTTGCCGGTGATACGGCTTTTGGTATTTATAATGCGGTTTATCCGCTCTATATTCTGATTTTGTTTGCGGCTACTGCCGGATTTCCGGTTGCTGTATCCAAGTTCGTAGCCGAGCGAGCGATGGAAGGTGATCATCAAGGGGCTAGACGTATTGTCCATGTCTCTACAGCGATATTAATGGGCACGGGTTTTGTCGTGTTTGTTCTGTTGTACTTTGGAGCTAGTGAGATTGCCAGCTGGATTGGCATTAGCCAGACAGAAAAGGCGATCCGAAGTGTATCCTTCGCGCTGCTGCTATCCCCGATGCTTGCGGTCCTGCGCGGTTATTTTCAAGGGTATCAAAATATGGTGCCGACGGCTGTTTCACAAGTGATTGAGCAGCTTATAAGAGTGATCACCATGGTAGCACTGCTGCTCTATATGGTGGCATTAGCTTATGACGAGGAGTGGATTGCTGCAGGGGCTACGTTTGGCTCTGTGACAGGTGCTGCGGCTGGGCTATTGGTGATGTATGTTTATTGGCGGAAGGCGATGAGACGGGAGCGGGAGTCTGGAGAGAATGAGGATGACCGGAGGCAGTCTGGGGATGTAGAGGGACGAGGGCAGGGAGCAAAGAGTGAAGATGACTGGAGGCAGTTTAAGGATACAGAGGGACAGAGACAGGATGTAATGAGTGAAGGTCATAGGCTGCTGTCGAAGGTGCGAAATTGGCAGGTGCCAGATGATGGAAATCGAAAGGAAGATGTTTTGCCGCGCAAAGAGCTCTCCTCCTGGGAGTGGGCAAAACGCATTACGGCTTATGCGATTCCCGTTTGTTTGGGTGCCATCGTGGTTCCACTGCTCACGCTTGTCGACACGTTTACCATGCCGCGTCTTCTCGAGACTGCGCAAGGGAGCGAGGGGGAGGCTATGCGGCAGTTCGGGCTTTATAACCGAGGGCTTCCTCTCGTTCAGCTTGTTGTCATGATTGCTTCCTCTATGTCCGCTGTGCTAGTTCCTGCTCTTGCAGAAGCCAAGGCAAGAAGACAGGACGATCTTATCCGCTTTAGGGCTGAGATGGCGATAAGGCTCTCCTGGCTCATCGGGCTCGGAGCCTCGTTCGGACTTGCCTTTGCAGCTGTGCCTATTAACGTGATGTTATACAAAAGCGATGAGGCCAGCTGGACGATGGCCGTGCTTGCCTTCACGGCCTTGTTTAGTACGCTGAACGCAGTCTCGGCCAGCGTTCTCCAGGGCGCCGGCGCGATCCGCACGCCGGTGAAGGCCCTGCTCGTTGCCATCGTGCTGAAAGCACTCGGCAACGTGGTGTTGATGCCCCGCTGGGGCATCGACGGCGCCGCGCTCAGCGCGGTGATCGCCTATGCCGCTGCGGCGGGGCTGAATCTGGTGCAGCTGCGCCGCTGCACCGGGGCGCGCTTCGCGCTGCGGCCGTACGCCGTCAGTCCCACGCTTGCCGTGGGGCTGATGGGCGGCTGCCTCGCAGCGCTGCAGCTGTTGGCCATGCCTGCTGCGGCGGCATGGCACGTGCCTGAGCGATTGAGCGCTAGCGCAATCGCCTTGGTATGCGTAGTCGGCGGCGCAGCCGTCTACGCGCTGGCGCTGCTGCGCAGCGGCAGCATCAGCCACGAGGAGCTGCGGCTGATGCCGGAGCTGGACCGGAAGCTGGCGCCGGTCCTGGCGAAGCTAGGGGCGGCTAAGACATCCGCCGCCCCCCGCCCTCGCGACCATGGCTAA